Below is a genomic region from Penaeus monodon isolate SGIC_2016 chromosome 33, NSTDA_Pmon_1, whole genome shotgun sequence.
NNNNNNNNNNNNNNNNNNNNNNNNNNNNANNNNNNNNNNNNNNNNNNNNNNNNNNNNNNNNNNNNGGTGGTTATGTTTGGGGTGGTGTGATACTTNNNNNNNNNNNNNNNNNNNNNNNNNNNNNNNNNNNNNNNNNNNNNNNNNNNNNNNNNNNNNNNNNNNNNNNNNNNNNNNNNNNNGGGAAAACTATTGGGGGTGGTTGGgaagtggtgggggtggggtaaaagttttgggggggccccccctcaaaattaattaaaatttccttttcctttaatttatcCATACTTCcatatcccccccacacacccaaaaaaaaaaaacccccccccccaaaaccccccccctttttaaaattttatataaaatattatattatttttttaaaattatttttttttccccccactccccacaaacccaaaaacccaaaaccccaactaaAAAANNNNNNNNNNNNNNNNNNNNNNNNNNNNNNNNNNNNNNNNNNNNNNNNNNNNNNNNNNNNNNNNNNNNNNNNNNNNNNNNNNNNNNNNNNNNNNNNNNNNNNNNNNNNNNNNNNNNNNNNNNNtttttttgggggttttcccttttttggggggggNNNNNNNNNNNNNNNNNaaaaaaattttatttttaaaattttaaaaatttttttttaattcccccaaattataaaattatataaaaatNNNNNNNNNNNNNNNNNNNNNNNNNNNNNNNNNNNNNNNNNNNNNNNNNNNNNNNNNNNttaaacatatataaaaaaaatttaaattttaaaaaaatttttataaatatatataaaatatatatattttttaattttttaaagaaatattgtaGAGAGAAAGGGTAGTTGAagcaaaagaattttttatttgtaatcaACAAACCCCCCCATTTGTTTGGCATGTATTAAAAACTAACACTTCTGTAtagatttaatattttctttttggttttgccTTTTCTTGCATATCCACGTGCAGTTTTCATTGCAATGTTCATACGGGACCTTTGTAAAAAAATGTTGCCACATGTcttgcccgggggggggaaaagcctcTCTTCGTTTTTTGGGAATTTCAATGGGGTTACGACCTAGCCCCGAGGGAANNNNNNNNNNNNNNNNNNNNNNNNNAGGGCTACACGGGATAAGAAATTAAGATATTTAGTGAAATGTTTTGAAGATGAAAGtgttactgatttttttattttagtttataaagTAGTTTAAGGGTTTAATGGAAtttatacgtgtttttttttcttttcatattatggATTTTGTCTATCTTTGTTGTTTCATTCCTGTAAATGATTTCTCTCCTTGATGTGTTAATATATGTTGTTTTCATTTCTGCATATTTTCTTTGCATCTCAGATTTTATGTCTCTTTTATGAAAAGGCCCAGTAGATTTCAAAAGTACATTTCAGGGTTTTGTGATTGATATCTTAACAAATGAGCTATGTAATGTGCTTTTGTTGTTGATTAATAGTATTGAACTAAATTACCCAACAACTTGTTTGTTTTATAGGGTGTATAATGAATACATTTTttggtaattgttttttttatgctctttaaaatgattttttggtAACCTAACATAACCTCTATTTCCCTCCTCTAACGACTGTTCCTCAGATCAACCCGGGTCACGTCGACTCCAGTCCCGCTGGCTCCTCCCAAGAGAAGGTCACTCACTGTGTCTTGTCCGCCTGAGTTGATGAACGTGGGTTCCACTGGGCCTGACACTCCTGAGGTCGCGTCCACTAAGTGAATGTGGCTCACTTCGCCACTGCCTTGCAAGGGGGCGATACCACTCACTCCCTGGACTGGGGAGACTCCACTCACTCCCTGGACTGGGGAGACTCCACTCACTCCCTGGACTGGGGAGACTCCACTTACTCCCTGAATTGGGGAGACTCCACTTCCGCTGCCTTGAAACTGACTTCCAGGGCGCATGACATTGTGTGTTCCTGAAGTAATGGTAACGGGGCGACCCAGGTAATTTCCGTAGCTTGTGTGTCCGCTTCCTCGATTTCCGTAGCTCCCATAACTACTGCCGTATTGCCTATGGCTGCCGTGACTGCCATAACTACCATAACTGCCACCATGGCTTCCGTATCCACCGTATCCACCGTACGGCTTGTGATAGCTCGGTTGCCTGTGACCCCACCTGCCGTAGCCGTAGCCGTGGGACATCGCCTGCTGTGCCGTCAGGGCGAGACAGAAGCACACGATAAGGAACATGTGGGAACTGCTCTTCGTCGCCATCCTGTTAGGGGGATTGTCAGTCGATCTGTGGTTCTGTGGGAGAGAaaacaaggaggaagagataacaaGGGTGAGAAATAGAAATGGAAGATGTGGTATTCGTTTTTGCTTCTGTTGATATTTTTTGCTATTGGCCTATTGCAGGTTGATttccattactgttttttttttcttggagagggggtgtggggcgCTTGAGCAAATTAAAATATGAATCTAAGGtttcctattttaaaaaaatcaccaaaCGTCATCATTAATATGGGAGATAgaacgattttataaatttttcctaCTAATGCTCAGCAATACTATTAAACAGTATAAGACTACACAAAATCAAATACTACACCAATATCAAAACGCGCCTTCAACTNNNNNNNNNNNNNNNNNNNNNNNNNNNNNNNNNNNGGCAACTTTCCACGTGAGACGGAGAGGTACTCACCCTACGGCTGTTGTCTTCACACTGACCGATCTAGACCAATGGCGGCCCTTTTTATTCGCCTCTGTTGGGGGAATTACTCACCTTTAGCGGGATTTCCCTTaactccctttcttatttttcttttctaaccgGGTTCCGCATATGGAGGTGCATctggaatggggggaaaaggaaagaaaactagCATCGTAAatttagtatatgattatatatattgcgTTTGCATTGGGAGCAAGTACAGGGGAAATATCAGCCTCTTCTGCCAATGTACTCATCTTGTTACCTGtttattacttatctatttatctatctgcttttACATTTACCTGTTTTATCAACTTTATTACAGGATTNNNNNNNNNNNNNNNNNNNNNNNNNNNNNNNNNNNNNNNNNNNNNNNNNNNNNNNNNNNNNNNNNNNNNNNNNNNNNNNNNNNNNNNNNNNNNNNNNNNNNNNNNNNNNNNNNNNNNNNNNNNNNNNNNNNNNNNNNNNNNNNNNNNNNNNNNNNNNNNNNNNNNNNNNNNNNNNNNNNNNNNNNNNNNNNNNNNNNNNNNNNNNNNNNNNNNNNNNNNNNNNNNNNNNNNNNNNNNNNNNNNNNNNNNNNNNNNNNNNNNNNNNNNNNNNNNNNNNNNNNNNNNNNNNNNNNNNNNNNNNNNNNNNNNNNNNNNNNNNNNNNNNNNNNNNNNNNNNNNNNNNNNNNNNNNNNNNNNNNNNNNNNNNNNNNNNNNNNNNNNNNNNNNNNNNNNNNNNNNNNNNNNNNNNNNNNNNNNNNNNNNNNNNNNNNNNNNNNNNNNNNNNNNNNNNNNNNNNNNNNNNNNNNNNNNNNNNNNNNNNNNNNNNNNNNNNNNNNNNNNNNNNNNNNNNNNNNNNNNNNNNNNNgatataaaaacacaaaactacaactgcatgtgtgtgtgtgaatgcaacaGGAAGAGATACGTGAAATTAAAGATACGGCTTCATTCATATAAAAGTATTAGGAATTTCGTCTTTAAACTGCAGGGCGAAATTATCTGAGTTTCCCCTTCTCACAGTACAGTCAGATAAAGAAAATGTTACTTCCAATACCACCTTAAACAgcgttaaaaaaacacaaaccaaaaaaaaccaggatgtaaaaaaagttattaaaataaaACGACAGGttaaaaaacgatagaaaaaaaaatacacggaaGAGCTCATACTGTCGCAAGTAAGCAAGTAAAAGATGATTGTGGGTTAACGCAAAAGATTTCCCCCAAAGACCGGTCCGGGAAAGGGGGTTCCCCCCAACCAGCTGCCTGTTGCCGAGGGGGGTACTTCAGGACAGAAACCGGGGATGGAGGGATTTTTTCTTTGACGTTTTGCGTTATATTATGGAAAAATAATGGAGGGGGGAAAATCTTAtataagaggggagaaagaaaattgtAAAGTNNNNNNNNNNNNNNNNNNNNNNNNNNNNNNNNNNNNNNNNNNNNNNNNNNGGGGGTTTTTTCAGTACATCATcgatatagtttttttaaaagaacccCACNNNNNNNNNNNNNNNNNNNNNNNNNNNNNNNNNCTTTTGCAGAAACTTTTTGTAAAGGGGCCCAGAAAACCCACCTTTTTCTGGGAGTTTCCCCTTTATAAAAATTCTCCCTTcttgaaaggaaaattttttgaaggtGTTTTTGATTTTGCtcagaatataaaaaattttcaggaGGGTTTAAGGGAGTAAGTTGTTACCCCTTTTTGTAAACGCTTTTCTGCCCCCTTGGTGTTTCCCATCCCATGCTTTTTTTCCTTGTAGAAAAAAGGAAACCACCCAATTGGGGGGTCTGTTCTTTGAACGACAGGGAAACAttatttaccataaaaaaaatttaacgtgGGTGATTACTCTAGTTCGACTAAATTTGTTAACCCGCCGGAGCATTGGgccatttttaaagcccttttagtATTACTTTTTTGATTTTCAATTGTACACAAGTACCCTTTTACAAACACCNNNNNNNNNNNNNNNNNNNNNNNNNNNNNNNNNNNNNNNNNNNNNNNNNNNNNNNNNNNNNNNNNNNNNNNNNNNNNNNNNNNNNNNNNNNNNNNNNNNNNNNNNNNNNNNNNNNNNNNNNNNNNNNNNNNNNNNNNNNNNNNNNNNNNNNNNNNNNNNNNNNNNNNNNNNNNNNNNNNNNNNNNNNNNNNNNNNNNNNNNNNNNNNNNNNNNNNNNNNNNNNNNNNNNNNNNNNNNNNNNNNNNNNNNNNNNNNNNNNNNNNNNNNNNNNNNNNNNNNNNNNNNNNNNNNNNNNNNNNNNNNNNNNNNNNNNNNNNNNNNNCCATGGGTTggcacaataaaaatataaatattgNNNNNNNNNNNNNNNNNNNNNNNNNNNNNNNNNNNNNNNNNNNNNNNNNNNNNNNNNNNNNNNNNNNNNNNNNNTCGCCTTAACTCGCCGGGCATGgccatttttaaagcccttttagtATTACTTTCTTGATTGCAAttgtacacacatattatacaaacacatccNNNNNNNNNNNNNNNNNNNNNNNNNNNNNNNNNNNNNNNNNNNNNNNNNNNNNNNNNNNNNNNNNNNNNNNNNNNNNNNNNNNNNNNNNNNNNNNNNNNNNNNNNNNNNNNNNNNNNNNNNNNNNNNNNNNNNNNNNNNNNNNNNNNNNNNNNNNNNNNNNNNNNNNNNNNNCGCTCCNNNNNNNNNNNNNNNNNNNNNNNNNNNNNNNNNNNNNNNNNNNNNNNNNNNNNNNNNNNNNNNNNNNNNNNNNNNNNNNNNNNNNNNNNNNNNNNNNNNNNNNNNNNNNNNNNNNNNNNNNNNNNNNNNNNNNNNNNNNNNNNNNNNNNNNNNNNNNNNNNNNNNNNNNNNNNNNNNNNNNNNNNNNNNNNNNNNNNNNNNNNNNNNNNNNNNNNNNNNNNNNNNNNNNNNNNNNNNNNNNNNNNNNNNNNNNNNNNNNNNNNNNNNNNNNNNNNNNNNNNNNNNNNNNNNNNNNNNNNNNNNNNNNNNNNNNNNNNNNNNNNNNNNNNNNNNNNNNNNNNNNNNNNNNNNNNNNNNNNNNNNNNNNNNNNNNNNNNNNNNNNNNNNNNNNNNNNNNNNNNNNNNNNNNNNNNNNNNNNNNNNNNNNNNNNNNNNNNNNNNNNNNNNNNNNNNNNNNNNNNNNNNNNNNNNNNNNNNNNNNNNNNNNNNNNNNNNNNNNNNNNNNNNNNNNNNNNNNNNNNNNNNNNNNNNNNNNNNNNNNNNNNNNNNNNNNNNNNNNNNNNNNNNNNNNNNNNNNNNNNNNNNNNNNNNNNNNNNNNNNNNNNNNNNNNNNNNNNNNNNNNNNNNNNNNNNNNNNNNNNNNNNNNNNNNNNNNNNNNNNNNNNNNNNNNNNNNNNNNNNNNNNNNNNNNNNNNNNNNNNNNNNNNNNNNNNNNNNNNNNNNNNNNNNNNNNNNNNNNNNNNNNNNNNNNNNNNNNNNNNNNNNNNNNNNNNNNNctttttccttttactccctGCAtaaccaattatttttttttctatcagtgaTCAGTGTGTCCTTCTTTATACAGACAAAAATTTCCTTACTTCTTcctgtataatatttattatgagaTAAACTTCATGTTCTGagaaataaaaattacttttatcaGTCATTAGCAAATATCTTCTGATATTTATGTAAGAAATAATAGCataaagaataaatttaaaactaaacTTGAGAAAAGGAGATTATTGATggcatataaagacacacatctCTTAAGCAAGTCAACGGTATcatgatacataaaatatatattaaataaaaattgtttagAATTGTTACTCTGTGTAGGAACTTTCCCAGATATTTCTGTCTCAAAGTGACCTTGAAAACTAGTAAACGCTGGTTCTACACCTGacaaacttgggggggggggggaggggctgagtCACCTGAGCTAGATCATCGCTGGATATTCCAAAGGAGGAATTTCTACTTACAACTAAATTAATTTAAGATTATACTCCCACGCAACCACAAACGATACTTCAaattcgcacagagaaaaaggatCTATCACTAATTCTATCTTCAAATTCATTCACTGTTATAAGCAGCTGATACTCAACGGTCGCGGGTCAGCGAGCGGAGTTATTCGCTGTCCTACCCTTTGTTCGTAATGGGGCCTCTCCCTCTNNNNNNNNNNNNNNNNNNNNNNNNNNNNNNNNNNNNNNNNNNNNNNNNNNNNNNNNNNNNNNNNNNNNNNNNNNNNNNNNNNNNNNNNNNNNNNNNNNNNNNNNNNNNNNNNNNNNNNNNNNNNNNNNNNNNNNNNNNNNNNNNNNNNNNNNNNNNNNNNNNNNNNNNNNNNNNNNNNNNNNNNNNNNNNNNNNNNNNNNNNNNNNNNNNNNNNNNNNNNNNNNNNNNNNNNNNNNNNNNNNNNNNNNNNNNNNNNNNNNNNNNNNNNNNNNTTTGTTTTTNNNNNNNNNNNNNNNNNNNNNNNNNNNNNNNNNNNNNNNNNNNNNNNNNNNNNNNNNNNNNNNNNNNNNNNNNNNNNNNNNNNNNNNNNNNNNNNNNNNNNNNNNNNNNNNNNNNNNNNNNNNNNNNNNNNNNNNNNNNNNNNNNNNNNATTCTTCTTTTAGTCCCTTTTTTGTCCTAgggtttatttcccttttttggcatccattttcccCCAGGATTTTTCTACCTCTGTTAATTCATTTTCCAGGCCGTTTTTTTCCAGGGGAAACNNNNNNNNNNNNNNNNNNNNNNNNNNNNNNNNNNNNNNNNNNNNNNNNNNNNNNNNNNNNNNNNNNNNNNNNNNNNNNNNNNNNNNNNNNNNNNNNNNNNNNNNNNNNNNNNNNNNNNNNNNNNNNNNNNNNNNNNNNNNNNNNNNNNNNNNNNNNNNNNNNNNNNNNNNNNNNNNNNNNNNNNNNNNNNNNNNNNNNNNNNNNNNNNNNNNNNNNNNNNNNNNNNNNGAAATTTAGGGCCCAAAGagaacacaacataaaaaacaggactttgaacctaccttaaaaaggAAANNNNNNNNNNNNNNNNNNNNNNNNNNNNNNNNNNNNNNNNNNNNNNNNNNNNNNNNNNNNNNNNNNNNNNNNNNNNNNNNNNNNNNNNNNNNNNNNNNNNNNNNNNNNNNNNNNNNNNNNNNNNNNNNNNNNNNNNNNNNNNNNNNNNNNNNNNNNNNNNNNNNNNNNNNNNNNNNNNNNNNNNNNNNNNNNNNNNNNNNNNNNNNNNNNNNNNNNNNNATTACNNNNNNNNNNNNNNNNNNNNNNNNNNNNNNNNNNNNNNNNNNNNNNNNNNNNNNNNNNNNNNNNNNNNNNNNNNNNNNNNNNNNNNNNNNNNNNNNNNNNNNNNNNNNNNNNNNNNNNNNNNNNNNNNNNNNNNNNNNNNNNNNNNNNNNNNNNNNNNNNNNNNNNNNNNNNNNNNNNNNNNNNNNNNNNNNNNNNNNNNNNNNNNNNNNNNNNNNNNNNNNNNNNNNNNNNNNNNNNNNNNNNNNNNNNNNNNNNNNNNNNNNNNNNNNNNNNNNNNNNNNNNNNNNNNNNNNNNNNNNNNNNNNNNNNNNNNNNNNNNNNNNNNNNNNNNNNNNNNNNNNNNNNNNNNNNNNNNNNNNNNNNNNNNNNNNNNNNNNNNNNNNNNNNNNNNNNNNNNNNNNNNNNNNNNNNNNNNNNNNNNNNNNNNNNNNNNNNNNNNNNNNNNNNNNNNNNNNNNNNNNNNNNNNNNNNNNNNNNNNNNNNNNNNNNNNNNNNNNNNNNNNNNNNNNNNNNNNNNNNNNNNNNNNNNNNNNNNNNNNNNNNNNNNNNNNNNNNNNNNNNNNNNNNNNNNNNNNNNNNNNNNNNNNNNNNNNNNNNNNNNNNNNNNNNNNNNNNNNNNNNNNNNNNNNNNNNNNNNNNNNNNNNNNNNNNNNNNNNNNNNNNNNNNNNNNNNNNNNNNNNNNNNNNNNNNNNNNNNNNNNNNNNNNNNNNNNNNNNNNNNNNNNNNNNNNNNNNNNNNNNNNNNNNNNNNNNNNNNNNNNNNNNNNNNNNNNNNNNNNNNNNNNNNNNNNNNNNNNNNNNNNNNNNNNNNNNNNNNNNNNNNNNNNNNNNNNNNNNNNNNNNNNNNNNNNNNNNNNNNNNNNNNNNNNNNNNNNNNNNNNNNNNNNNNNNNNNNNNNNNNNNNNNNNNNNNNNNNNNNNNNNNNNNNNNNNNNNNNNNNNNNNNNNNNNNNNNNNNNNNNNNNNNNNNNNNNNNNNNNNNNNNNNNNNNNNNNNNNNNNNNNNNNNNNNNNNNNNNNNNNNNNNNNNNNNNNNNNNNNNNNNNNNNNNNNNNNNNNNNNNNNNNNNNNNNNNNNNNNNNNNNNNNNNNNNNNNNNNNNNNNNNNNNNNNNNNNNNNNNNNNNTAATTTAGGGTTCGAGGATTCTCTGATTTTTGTTTGCTCCCCGGTTTTGCGCAGGGTATGTGGTCGCGCCATGTGACGCCGAGCATAATTCTTTCGTGTGGGTTTTTTGCGTGGTCTAAGCTTGAGGAgttgttttttttcggggaaaattcATGAAAACCAAAAAACNNNNNNNNNNNNNNNNNNNNNNNNNNNNNNNNNNNNNNNNNNNNNNNNNNNNNNNNNNNNNNNNNNNNNNNNNNNNNNNNNNNNNNNNNNNNNNNNNNNNNNNNNNNNNNNNNNNNNNNNNNNNNNNNNNNNNNNNNNNNNNNNNNNNNNNNNNNNNNNNNNNNNNNNNNNNNNNNNNNNNNNNNNNNNNNNNNNNNNNNNNNNNNNNNNNNNNNNNNNNNNNNNNNNNNNNNNNNNNNNNNNNNNNNNNNNNNNNNNNNNNNNNNNNNNNNNNNNNNNNNNNNNNNNNNNNNNNNNNNNNNNNNNNNNNNNNNNNNNNNNNNNNNNNNNNNNNNNNNNNNNNNNNNNNNNNNNNNNNNNNNNNNNNNNNNNNNNNNNNNNNNNNNNNNNNNNNNNNNNNNTTCCCCggtgactgcccccccccccaaaaaaacccccgggcccaaaaagttGGGGNNNNNNNNNNNNNNNNNNNNNNNNNNNNNNNNNNNNNNNNNNNNNNNNNNNNNNNNNNNNNNNNNNNNNNNNNNNNNNNNNNNNNNNNNNNNNNNNNNNNNNNNNNNNNNNNNNNNNNNNNNNNNNNNNNNNNNNNNNNNNNNNNNNNNNNNNNNNNNNNNNNNNNNNNNNNNNNNNNNNNNNNNNNNNNNNNNNNNNNNNNNNNNNNNNNNNNNNNNNNNNNNNNNNNNNNTGGGATCCCNNNNNNNNNNNNNNNNNNNNNNNNNNNNNNNNNNNNNNNNNNNNNNNNNNNNNNNNNNNNNNNNNNNNNNNNNNNNNNNNNNNNNNNNNNNNNNNNNNNNNNNNNNNNNNNNNNNNNNNNNNNNNNNNNNNNNNNNNNNNNNNNNNNNNNNNNNNNNNNNNNNNNNNNNNNNNNNNNNNNNNNNNNNNNNNNNNNNNNNNNNNNNNNNNNNNNNNNNNNNNNNNNNNNNNNNNNNNNNNNNNNNNNNNNNNNNNNNNNNNNNNNNNNNNNNNNNNNNNNNNNNNNNNNNNNNNNNNNNNNNNNNNNNNNNNNNNNNNNNNNNNNNNNNNNNNNNNNNNNNNNNNNNNNNNNNNNNNNNNNNNNNNNNNNNNNNNNNNNNNNNNNNNNNNNNNNNNNNNNNNNNNNNNNNNNNNNNNNNNNNNNNNNNNNNNNNNNNNNNNNNNNNNNNNNNNNNNNNNNNNNNNNNNNNNNNNNNNNNNNNNNNNNNNNNNNNNNNNNNNNNNNNNNNNNNNNNNNNNNNNNNNNNNNNNNNNNNNNNNNNNNNNNNNNNNNNNNNNNNNNNNNNNNNNNNNNNNNNNNNNNNNNNNNNNNNNNNNNNNNNNNNNNNNNNNNNNNNNNNNNNNNNNNNNNNNNNNNNNNNNNNNNNNNNNNNNNNNNNNNNNNNNNNNNNNNNNNNNNNNNNNNNNNNNNNNNNNNNNNNNNNNNNNNNNNNNNNNNNNNNNNNNNNNNNNNNNNNNNNNNNNNNNNNNNNNNNNNNNNNNNNNNNNNNNNNNNNNNNNNNNNNNNNNNNNNNNNNNNNNNNNNNNNNNNNNNNNNNNNNNNNNNNNNNNNNNNNNNNNNNNNNNNNNNNNNNNNNNNNNNNNNNNNNNNNNNNNNNNNNNNNNNNNNNNNNNNNNNNNNNNNNNNNNNNNNNNNNNNNNNNNNNNNNNNNNNNNNNNNNNNNNNNNNNNNNNNNNNNNNNNNNNNNNNNNNNNNNNNNNNNNNNNNNNNNNNNNNNNNNNNNNNNNNNNNNNNNNNNNNNNNNNNNNNNNNNNNNNNNNNNNNNNNNNNNNNNNNNNNNNNNNNNNNNNNNNNNNNNNNNNNNNNNNNNNNNNNNNNNNNNNNNNNNNNNNNNNNNNNNNNNNNNNNNNNNNNNNNNNNNNNNNNNNNNNNNNNNNNNNNNNNNNNNNNNNNNNNNNNNNNNNNNNNNNNNNNNNNNNNNNNNNNNNNNNNNNNNNNNNNNNNNNNNNNNNNNNNN
It encodes:
- the LOC119593940 gene encoding shematrin-like protein 2, yielding MATKSSSHMFLIVCFCLALTAQQAMSHGYGYGRWGHRQPSYHKPYGGYGGYGSHGGSYGSYGSHGSHRQYGSSYGSYGNRGSGHTSYGNYLGRPVTITSGTHNVMRPGSQFQGSGSGVSPIQGVSGVSPVQGVSGVSPVQGVSGVSPVQGVSGIAPLQGSGEVSHIHLVDATSGVSGPVEPTFINSGGQDTVSDLLLGGASGTGVDVTRVDLRNSR